One region of Cottoperca gobio chromosome 19, fCotGob3.1, whole genome shotgun sequence genomic DNA includes:
- the LOC115024990 gene encoding histone H3.3, whose product MARTKQTARKSTGGKAPRKQLATKAARKSAPSTGGVKKPHRYRPGTVALREIRRYQKSTELLIRKLPFQRLVREIAQDFKTDLRFQSAAIGALQEASEAYLVGLFEDTNLCAIHAKRVTIMPKDIQLARRIRGERA is encoded by the exons ATGGCCCGTACCAAGCAGACTGCGCGTAAATCTACTGGAGGAAAGGCGCCAAGGAAGCAGCTCGCTACCAAGGCAGCCAGGAAGAGTGCACCCTCGACGGGAGGAGTGAAGAAGCCCCATCGTTACAG GCCCGGTACCGTGGCTCTGAGGGAGATCCGTCGTTACCAGAAGTCCACGGAGCTGCTGATCCGCAAGCTGCCCTTCCAGCGCCTGGTGAGGGAGATCGCTCAGGACTTCAAGACCGACCTGCGCTTCCAGAGTGCTGCCATTGGAGCTCTTCAG gAAGCCAGCGAGGCTTACCTGGTGGGTCTGTTTGAGGACACCAACCTGTGCGCCATCCACGCCAAACGTGTCACCATCATGCCCAAAGACATCCAGCTGGCTCGCAGGATAAGGGGCGAGAGAGCCTAA